In Vespula pensylvanica isolate Volc-1 chromosome 7, ASM1446617v1, whole genome shotgun sequence, the genomic window taactttttttttaattagggAGACggtatcatatattttatcgaaagagtGCGGTCACTGACAACGAACGGATATGCATATCGGTAAaacaaagagggagagaatcatgttcatttttctttggtaTGCGTAATGTgtttatcgaatttatcgaaattttttcttcgtcattcGGTACGCGAGTAATCAAACGACGAACACGAAAATATAGACATAAAATCTTTTTGCCacaaattattcgttttcgtTGTATTAACACAttagtttcttcttcgaatataATCGTCTTTTCATTcggtgaaataataataaaaatgtcggTGATCGTTCATTACGCAGTCGTTGCATTTTGGGAGAAATCTGGTTGCAAGATCGTCGCAGATTACTTGGTCGATCCCGAAGCCGATTGTCGTGAAATTGCTTTAACTACGATACAGGACATTAAGAATCTTGAAAACGACAGGACCAGCCTCGATCGGGGCAAGTAAGCTCGATCgcaaaatatatcgataaatcgcAAATCCTCGATCTGATTTCGGTGCGTTCTCGTGCTCGTTATTATCTAACAAAAAagtggatttcttttttctttgtatgtatattttggCTATTCtatgtttattattcgtttattgtttttaaaaatttttgggACAATTCGATtaatgaaaatcgatcgttagatAAACgagcctttttttttttttttttttctttatcgttataaaaatCACATAGAGaatttccattttatatattgtttctaGATATATGGTGCATCTATTGATCGGAGAACTACATTATGCTTGTTTGACAATAAAACCAGAATCTTCATTGGCAGTATCCCGATTAGAATCCTGTTCTCAAATCTTTCTTGACAGGTTGAGAAATATTTACAGAGAGTTACCGATACTTGCTGATCTATCGAGGGATCTAACTAATCTAGCCGTCGCAGATCTTTCTAAACCACTTCAACAAATTATTGTACGTAttgtttcttaatttattacttaagttatattatatgataactGTACTAAAGGTATAAAGAACTTAACACATTTgcaaagaattcttttttatgatcatatcaaaatttgttacaatcatttacaaattatctctttaatttaacaattaaatacgataaaacgtaatgacaaatataaaaaaaataattattgttattatgttaatatattaattaatgttttttatttatttattttttttttttttatcaacaaaagatatatcgataaattaatagaaattgtaATCGTTCTAGGACGAATACAATCAGCAGGAATTAAACGCTATACCAAAATTGGAGACCCAATTAGTCGAAATACGACGTATGTTAATGGATGGTATTCAAAAATTGATAGACAGGGGTCAAAAGTTGGATGATCTACTTCGAAAGACGCAAACTTTACAAATCACGgtacattaaatttttattgattataacaTATGTGCtccatataaaatttacattttttaataactagaAAATATGACTCACTGcttagtaatattattaaacttgTTTTTGTAATGGAAAAGACAACCCATAAATTATAATTCCCCATATTATCGGTATTACCGATATGTACGATTCCATAGGTCACTTACTGACCGTCAAAGGTTTATAAGAATACTTGATATCCTTTCACATATTTACTATTCATTGTACTCATTAACATCTGACGATATCTTTTACTCGctgtgaaaagaaaatgaacaaagcaaaagtaaaaagaaaagaacaaagcaAACGTAAATTTTCTTAAGTTCCCTAAATTAAGCAAGTACTCacattaaacatttattattaaaaataaatcatttcttgcaagatatttttatacaattttttgacACTAATTTAatgttgttattaataatttgttgcaGTCGAGGAAAGATTTTCACGTGGCTACAAAGATACCACGAAAGAAGAACGTTTTCTTGGCTGCCACAGCAGCCACACTGATGTTTTTATCAACatccctttttgtttttttattgtacataggtattttgtaaaatttttcatttagaaaaaaaaaagacacgaGGAGATATCGcatattaacgatattaagtactaataaattatttatttacttttcaaatTCAACAGGAAACTTCGTACGACGATgttgtttaatttcttttttttatatatataaaaaaaaaacacacacacacacaatacacATCGCATTgaatctattttaattattgtaatagtagattttttacaatacctttaaaaagaataagatttGTGTGTGAAAGtgatatcaaattaaaaatacttaaaatTCCAGTTTAGGTCTCTTCTGTACCCATTCCTTAATTTTTGGAATTGCAAGTACCTTCTCCCTGAGAGACTTTAAATTAGGATTATTCTTGCCAATATCTAACTCACAGGCATTGTTAATTGAATCCGAAATGGCCACGAAGAACAAGTCGGCATAACTcaactaagaaaaaaaaattatgtttcatattttatattttatacattatgaaaaacaagaaatgtttgttaaaaaacaaattgcaCAAGAATAAGAATTACAGTAATGAAATAGAACTAGTTTACTACAATGGTTGAatctataaaatgaatttcatttttctttttcattattatccttatttctaaatgaatattttttaggCGAGCTAAAAGTTTCTAAATAGATCAAAGTTTCTAGATAAATTCAacaatcaattactctttatcaatattttttaagtcaattcttttcaaattataaaactataagCATTGAAGTTATTAAACTGCAAGTCTAAAGATCATTCAAGAACTTTTCCAATAGTTAACCTAAAAACTTTTAGCCCATGctctgtattttttataaaaaaaaaaatcatgataaataaaataataataataataataatagaaaatatctaaatttatACCTGACCACCATGCAAATAACCACCATTATTATGAGCCAGCTCTTctaacttttttaaataaaatggtaAAGTTGTGGTTAaaacttcttcctttcttttagcCTTTTCGTTGGGATCAGTGCTTCTATAGAAAAGTGCTACttctacaaataaataattcgacaaataaatcgacgaataaacaaaaagtttttaatttaaatcgtaatacaaaatattagaatatttaagaTATTCAAATCTTACGTTTTCGGAGATCGTGAAGAGCATTGGCAATAGCATCGATTTGTAAATCGTCCAAATCGGTTTTaccatttaaattatatttcttcgcTAAATAACGACAAATCGGTAACGTTTGTGAATAAACTTTACCGTCAAATTCTAAAATTGGCATTTGCCCGAACGGAGTTGCTAcaaaaaacgatagaaaattaaataaatttactagttaatttacaatattatttggtGTCATAAAATAGTCAAACAATTCGTTAAAGTAAactaaaacaattaataataaataagtgacATAATAATCTCATTCAATGcccaattaataataaacaaaaaaaaagaataactcagtaataaataatcaataataaaaaatatatatacctggTTTAAATTTTCCCCATTGTTCGCGATCAATACGAATATCTTCAAATTCGGCGCCACCGTAACTTAACAAGAATCTTATTGGTTCGCCCAAACCCATTACATCGAAATACGACAACTTGTACTGCATTGTAACCtacagaataaaaattttattttgaagaaaaagaaataatttcatagtaaaatatttctattagtagcgaattatttatatatatatattagtagcaatatgtatataaataagtaatatagcACAGTAacgaatgtattattattattattattattattattattattattattattattattacgagtatatttaaagaatttattattattattatcattactattattagtattaattaatactttactaacaattaataattgcactgttaaaaaagaacgataccAAACAATCGAAGATTCAATCGATACTAACTGAAGTATGCCCGTCAGTGTATAAGAACTTTCCATAAGACTTCACGTTTGTCTCCCCTCTCCATAATCTAActtcttttcgtctctttctttcggctTTTCAAGTGGTCTCTATCCTTCGTATAACGTATATTGCGAAACATTATACAGGAAAACCGGTCGACACATTTGGTACTAACCTTTTGCTTACTTTCACTTCTCAAtttgttacaataaaaatgaaacgacaTCGAATTTTGTCCctttgataaataaacaaactttgtttttcatatttataaattttatgatttatgaaaaattatgacTTTTTTGTTTCGCTATCTTGTTTCGTTATCTTCGACAATCTAATCTCTTTGTAACGTACATTtctgtgtgtgggtgtgtatgtgtatacgttaaatattatagtactataatattttatgtgaaatgtggtatatatattattgatattttatttacagaaaGAAATGTATCCTCATGGTGCAAAATATCATAGATACGTCCCTAGCTCGATTGATATGTCAAATCCGAGGAAGgaaataatatgttattaattatgtgtatttatatacatattatagtaatagtgTTTTATaggaaatatagaatatattttgtatatattcgCTTACgtatgttaaagaaaaaatgtaagaaaaataattttgtctcGGACAAAATAATTGTGTCCCAGGGtgcaaaatattatacatacgttcTTAACTCGATCAATACGTCACACGTCGAGGAACGATACTCAGTCGATAACCGAAGAATCGACTTGATAACTTTTTCTCAATAACCTCTTTCATTccaatttattatcattagtaatataacatatagaCCTCGCGATTCACGTTAAtctatattgatattaaaataaacaaaagcgTTACTGTAAATTtagattctttttaatcgatcacATCGTAAATTTATAGATAGTAGGATAAAGAAAGTTTTTGTTTCGAGAATCGTaatgaaagataaacgatacttttttttatttttaataacctTAAAGATCATATTCGGTCGagcaaaaatatttgataaaaatcgcCAAGAAATCGAACAGATGGATGGTCGTTTGTCCAAGGATGTTGtaccaaaaaaatatattatcgcaGCATCACCGGATTTCATCGAAGATAGGTTTTATGGTGCTGTACAAATCGAGTTAGGAATTATGAAGGTACCTGttcgatttttcatatttcgatAAGTCGAATTGTTACTTTCGATATGtttggatctctctctctctctctctctctctctctctctctctctctctctctctctctctctctttaccttttttttttaggttaaGGATTATATAGTTTTACATTCAAGGAATTTAACTATTACATCGACTAAGTTGTTTAAAAGTGACATGCCTTATgaagaaatttcaattgaTGCTATTTATCCTATTGAAGAAtatgaaatgataataatcgaaattacaAATCAGTTAACACCTGATAATTATATCCTAAGAATGAATTACAGTGGTACATTAAGCAATAAGATCAATGGATTTTATTTAAGTAGTTATACAGTCAACTCTGAAAATGATCGTGTCAGGTAAtctcattgattttttttgttatatattagtatcatgtaatattcttttttttttcttttccacttaTTCCACTTACAGAAAATTGGCGGTCACACAATTTGAACCAACTTATGCGAGAAAAACTTTCCCTTGTTTCGATGAGCCATCATTTAAATCTGTTTTTCATATTCGTATCGTTCATGATGCAAGATCGAATTATCATGCTTTATCCAACATGCCGAGTATAGTAAGCAGAAAACTTATGctgtttgaaaaataatatatgtagaaTATCTCGCACGTGAGAAAAAATGTTGAGTATTAAGGGATAtacttttttgaaaattatattttgaaatcaaaatgttttaattttggGTCCTTAAAAAAGTATGATTTTAaggtttcaaaaaaaaagaaacgattttgaattcataaaatgataattttaagaTTTCAAAATGTCGGTAAATATTCTCAACAaaatttttgcaatttttcaaaaattcattctCGAAATTtacattctatttttattacaaaaaaaaaatacgatatattacataggttattgaaaaaaaaaaaaaaagaaaaaaaaagttctgaAATTAATTTGTAGAGAGTCGATAAAACAGATGATAAAAGCGATTTGATGGTAACAACTTTTGCACCTACTTTACCGATGTCGACATACCTCGTGGCTTTTCTAATAAGTGATTTCGAGTGTCTAACTTCAAGCGCGGATTCTTTAAATGGAACTAGAATACCGCTTAGCGTTTGCGTTAGATCGGATTACAAGAGTAAAGTGCAATTTGCTTTGAATATTGCTGCTCAAGCTatcgaatattattcgaaTGTTTTGAACATCGATTATGCTCTGCCAAAATTAGgtataacattaattaattaaacaatgaaacttatatatatatatataaatatgtatatattgtttctttattaatttaataataaataaattaattgtaatataaacaaattaaaaaaatattctaagaatttttatacaaaaaagttTCCAATCGATAGATGGTGCTGGTGACCACAATTATTGACCTAGTATAAAGGGTTATCTGTTTTCAggcgttaataataaaaatttatgaataaaactGATGCgaataagaatttttcgatatcgaaaatggattttaacgatattcgttcgttaaacTTTTCTCGATACTGTGGTCGTAGCAACAATTTATATTGGTTACgtttgaaaaagatagatattaaattaattttattttctctatttttatacattgagaatattgatattatttttttcttaaaaaaattaataccgTATGACTTCATTAGAATctttttacgataattatgataattaatcgataatatcatgaaaataatttaagtacaaaatttttaaagattaaatgTATGAtgcttattttttatcacattATACTAATAgcaatattataacaataataacataaaatcataaaagaacaaaaaatatatatataagacttaagctattttcataataatcgactcatatattatacagatataataaaatgcatACAAAGAcgtaattgataaaaaaatttcgtagaTCTCGCTGGAATACCGGATTTTGCAGCTGGTGCAATGGAAAATTGGGGTTTGATAACGTTCCGTGAAACTGAGTTGATCTATAGCGAGGAACATAGCTCATGTGAAAACATAAAAAGCGTTGCTCTCACGGTGACGCATGAATTGGCACACATGTGGTTTGGAAATCTCGTCACTATGAAATGGTGGAACGATCTTTGGCTCAATGAAGGTTTTGCAACTTATATGGAACACATTGcagtcgattttatttttcctgaATGGAATCAGGTCTTGTGTACTatcaaattgaatttaaaaacaaagaaaagaagaagaaaaaaaatctcattaacacaatttaattattaattgtaataaaattgttttctttctcttttttttctttttttttttttttttttttcttttagatgcAAATGTTTTCCTTGGATACCAAATACACATCAATGATTTACGATATGAAAAGGAATGCACATCCGATAGTGACTCGTCTTGAAGCTTCCGATGAGATAGGTCAAATGTTTGATCGTATTTCTTATCAAAAAGTACGCTAATATTCTAACAGCTTATcatgtaattattaacatgatttattttacaattatttttgctACATATAACATTCttgttttgaataatttaatgatatttgtcaagtctctatttttaaaaaagaaaaaaagattaaaatataattagaagGTAATCTTACAAAAATGTATACAGTAACAAATCAAATTGTTCTATCGACCCAATTGCTTTACTCGTTATTTAGCATAATGTTTGTCATTGTTTCAATCCCAGAGTGCTGCAGTGATCAATATGTTAGAAGATGCAATAGgaaatttaaaattcatttctggAATTAGAAACTACCTACAACAGTATGAATTTGCTAATGCCGAGTCGAAAGAACTTTTCGAACTTTTAAACGAGGAAACTAAGAATGTAAacctaattaattttttaaacggtTGGACGAAATTACCTGGGTTTCCTGTTATAAAAGTCCAACGAAAAGACAGATTACTCAAATTATCTCAGCAACGATTTGTCTTTGACAAAAGACAAGAGGAATTTTTCACGTAAGTAAAAATTGacgaactttatttttttatcgattattatcgtattaatttgttttcataAATGATAGAGAAACTTGGGATATTCCTTTAAAGTATATAACGAATCGACAAGAAGATAATATCAGTTTCGCTTGGTTCCTTGCTAATTACTCTTGCGGCAAGTATatgatatttctattatttagaaatatataaaagatatacaagGTGTCCCGTCATCTTAATCGATCCAAACgaatttcaacaaaatttctaGCAGATccaaaaaaaattccaaatttatttaattctcatcataaatcaatgaatagaaacgaatgaaaaacgaattaagaaaaaaaaaaaaaaaaaaaaaaaaaaattaattacgttaCCTACTTATGTAtggatcgattaaaatatattatcctgagaatttttgttattgataaaaattaaaaatcatgttAATACCTATGCAGTCGAATTGATCTTAGAAAAGTCAGTAGATTGGGTAAAATTGAATCACAATTCGATTGgttattatatcgttaattatacAGAAGATATTTGGAGAACGTTCACTAACTTACTATTGACTAATATTCAAGTAAAGATCACACACACCATTCTGTTGTCTTATATATACACCTGATTACAAGCATATACTTTAATAATCGTAATCTGATTAATAATAGGCTCTGAATCCAATAGATCGTGCAGATTTATTGCACGATGCAATCATTTTAGGTGATAATAAGGATCTGTCTTATCATATTGTTTTAAACATGACCACTTTTCTAAAAAACGAAAGTGCTCTTCAACCTTGGATAGTTGCTGGTCAATGGATCAATCGAATTAACAGATTGTTTCGTTCGACTAATTTGCATCGTCCGTTtcaagtaaaattttattatttttatattgaaaatttttatttacttattattaacaaatatttatttgaaattttataatttttattccttgTATGAGTGTGTGTATCATATcacttgagaaaaaagaaatgtttatgtaaaattatatgattcattttcattggcattatgtatataaaaaatatttatttaaagttatatattttttgtcaatatattataaaaaatatttattcgaaattatataacgaattcatcaatttattcttcttattcttattattattattattattattataataacaaaaaatctaattaattgaatttctctATCGTAGTCCTATGTGCAACGtctgatcgataaaatttatcaacaaGTTGGATGGAAGgtgaacgagaaagaggaattaCCATACAGGTAGAAAATCGttataagatttaataattatttctgatCGCATGAGAAATGTGCCTAATCTCATGATCGACTTTTCGAGAGAATTACGGGTAGTTATTCTGAAGATAGCATGCAGTGTAAAATTCGATCATTGCTTGGACACAGCTACTATGAAGCTTAAAAATTTCGTTGAGAGTAATGCCACACAAAAATTGCATCCCGACATTCGTTCTATAGTTTATTCCTTTGGTGGgttatgttaaaataaaataaaaaataaattaataaataatattctacatACCTTCTATATACGTTTCTctaattattaagattataCTTTTATCTAGGTCTCTTTGTGCCAAGCGAGGAAGCTGAatcgatatttgaaaaaatgtgggaattctttttaagagagacagacgtgcaagaaaaaaaaagattgttaatAAGATTAGCAGCTATTAGAAACAAAGATATTCTCAATAAGTAGGtgttatatgtttttatacagaattaaataataatcgtatatataaaattttttaaatgtagaTATCTCCTAAAGATACAAGATGAGAAAGTCGTTCGTAGGCAAGATTTTTTTGAAGTCATCAGTAATATCGCTGTAAATCCAATAGGTCTGGATATAGTCTGGGACTTTTTTAggtaatttttcattaattagaaaaatattaattatcgttaacttgtaaatataaaaactttttttttgatacatcGTATATAGAAATCATTGGGAAAATTTAATCGAGAAATTTGCATTAAACGATCACGCTGTGGACGCAGCTATCGGAGCAGCTATCTCTTTATtcaaagacgaagaaaaattgaaggaggtatttcgtttgaataaaaattcgatcgatttttatttttatacgttgaTTTCGCAGGTAAAAGATTTcttcaataaatattcaaatactGGCCCAAAtgcaaatatgaaaaaaaatgtgattgaagatatcgaaaataatatcaaatggATAAAAACGAACTTATGGCAATTCGAGCAATGGTTGAACGAAGAAGGAACCTATGTTACATAGAgctttcattataaaatataattatatgtttttctctgttcatttaattaattttttcttcaaatcatGTTCTATATCTTTAGAATGCATATAGAACCcgatattaaagaataatatacattttatcaatatcgtttgaaaattatcaTCTGAAATAATCTTGAAACTATAACAAGGAAAGTTttgatttctaaaaaatatatagaatatatatatatatatatatatatatatatatatatatatatatatatattacatatcagCTGTACTCCATTTATATGCTTCCTCTTGCAATGCTGTTTTTGCATTCTGTGCTTCGAACCACTTCTTTTCGTAGCCGTTGCTTCTATCGACTCCGTCCCAACGATGACCAGGTTTAATACCAAAACGATTAGGCATGAAAGATCCCTGATATCGTAGttcatctataaaaatattacattgtcTATCACTAtaacgaaatttatattaatagcttaatatttaaaaattaatttatctggttgtttactaaaaaaaaaaagaaggtataTAACTCACCaggttttatttttccttcttttatttttttcttcctaataTATTCTAACATTGGAtcaccttctttttcttgttccctAAGTGCTTTGTCTAAATCAGCATCATCTGCATATCTTGCCAATGGTTTGCTTATTTCATGAAgataattctttaatttttcttctttatcttctactTGTTTCAAtctagaataaaataaacattatttgaaaatattattttaataatattataatatatgtgtctattacaatttatattttctctcaaagaaatattcttaccCTTTACcccatttttcatatttttcattcaattctTCTTGACGCTTTTGTTTTTCACGTTCTACAGCCGCTTCAGCTTCTAAATTACGTCTTCTTCCAGTTTTAGAATCTCGTAAAATTGCCTTTTGACCAGCACCAGTGATTTCTTTACTTaactaaagaaattatatatgattattattttattgatattaaagtCGATGGTAATTAAACAACTTTAATAATACCTTATTAAACATTTCAGCCTCACGTTTTTTGAAAGCCTCTGATTCTTCGCGTAATGATTTTGCATCCTGCAAACCAGCACTCTTACCGCTTAaagttttcttcatttttgtgTCGTGTGAATTTTCACGATTGGTCGACTCACTTCTATCAGTTTGATCATCCCATTTTgaggaattttctttttgtcgagAATTACTATATTTTGTGTGATGTTTATAATGACTATCATGATTTTTCcatctattctttttaatcttttctgaAGAATGTCTTTCATGTTTTGATTGCCTAGGTGGACTTTGATCACTGTCATAATccttatatttatgaaaagaaCTTGAACCCTTTTTACTGTATTTTTTATGAGATTTAGATAAATCTCTAAATTGTTTACTTTTGGAATCATgctgtcttttatttt contains:
- the LOC122630421 gene encoding uncharacterized protein LOC122630421, with protein sequence MRNVFIEFIEIFSSSFGTRVIKRRTRKYRHKIFLPQIIRFRCINTLVSSSNIIVFSFGEIIIKMSVIVHYAVVAFWEKSGCKIVADYLVDPEADCREIALTTIQDIKNLENDRTSLDRGKYMVHLLIGELHYACLTIKPESSLAVSRLESCSQIFLDRLRNIYRELPILADLSRDLTNLAVADLSKPLQQIIDEYNQQELNAIPKLETQLVEIRRMLMDGIQKLIDRGQKLDDLLRKTQTLQITSRKDFHVATKIPRKKNVFLAATAATLMFLSTSLFVFLLYIGIL
- the LOC122630423 gene encoding glutathione S-transferase-like isoform X2, whose amino-acid sequence is MQYKLSYFDVMGLGEPIRFLLSYGGAEFEDIRIDREQWGKFKPATPFGQMPILEFDGKVYSQTLPICRYLAKKYNLNGKTDLDDLQIDAIANALHDLRKQVALFYRSTDPNEKAKRKEEVLTTTLPFYLKKLEELAHNNGGYLHGGQLSYADLFFVAISDSINNACELDIGKNNPNLKSLREKVLAIPKIKEWVQKRPKLEF
- the LOC122630423 gene encoding glutathione S-transferase-like isoform X1; this translates as MESSYTLTGILQLVSIESSIVWYRSFLTVQLLIVTMQYKLSYFDVMGLGEPIRFLLSYGGAEFEDIRIDREQWGKFKPATPFGQMPILEFDGKVYSQTLPICRYLAKKYNLNGKTDLDDLQIDAIANALHDLRKQVALFYRSTDPNEKAKRKEEVLTTTLPFYLKKLEELAHNNGGYLHGGQLSYADLFFVAISDSINNACELDIGKNNPNLKSLREKVLAIPKIKEWVQKRPKLEF
- the LOC122630419 gene encoding glutamyl aminopeptidase-like isoform X3 codes for the protein MKDKRYFFLFLITLKIIFGRAKIFDKNRQEIEQMDGRLSKDVVPKKYIIAASPDFIEDRFYGAVQIELGIMKVKDYIVLHSRNLTITSTKLFKSDMPYEEISIDAIYPIEEYEMIIIEITNQLTPDNYILRMNYSGTLSNKINGFYLSSYTVNSENDRVRKLAVTQFEPTYARKTFPCFDEPSFKSVFHIRIVHDARSNYHALSNMPSIRVDKTDDKSDLMVTTFAPTLPMSTYLVAFLISDFECLTSSADSLNGTRIPLSVCVRSDYKSKVQFALNIAAQAIEYYSNVLNIDYALPKLDLAGIPDFAAGAMENWGLITFRETELIYSEEHSSCENIKSVALTVTHELAHMWFGNLVTMKWWNDLWLNEGFATYMEHIAVDFIFPEWNQMQMFSLDTKYTSMIYDMKRNAHPIVTRLEASDEIGQMFDRISYQKSAAVINMLEDAIGNLKFISGIRNYLQQYEFANAESKELFELLNEETKNVNLINFLNGWTKLPGFPVIKVQRKDRLLKLSQQRFVFDKRQEEFFTETWDIPLKYITNRQEDNISFAWFLANYSCVLCATSDR
- the LOC122630419 gene encoding puromycin-sensitive aminopeptidase-like protein isoform X1 — protein: MKDKRYFFLFLITLKIIFGRAKIFDKNRQEIEQMDGRLSKDVVPKKYIIAASPDFIEDRFYGAVQIELGIMKVKDYIVLHSRNLTITSTKLFKSDMPYEEISIDAIYPIEEYEMIIIEITNQLTPDNYILRMNYSGTLSNKINGFYLSSYTVNSENDRVRKLAVTQFEPTYARKTFPCFDEPSFKSVFHIRIVHDARSNYHALSNMPSIRVDKTDDKSDLMVTTFAPTLPMSTYLVAFLISDFECLTSSADSLNGTRIPLSVCVRSDYKSKVQFALNIAAQAIEYYSNVLNIDYALPKLDLAGIPDFAAGAMENWGLITFRETELIYSEEHSSCENIKSVALTVTHELAHMWFGNLVTMKWWNDLWLNEGFATYMEHIAVDFIFPEWNQMQMFSLDTKYTSMIYDMKRNAHPIVTRLEASDEIGQMFDRISYQKSAAVINMLEDAIGNLKFISGIRNYLQQYEFANAESKELFELLNEETKNVNLINFLNGWTKLPGFPVIKVQRKDRLLKLSQQRFVFDKRQEEFFTETWDIPLKYITNRQEDNISFAWFLANYSCGDNKDLSYHIVLNMTTFLKNESALQPWIVAGQWINRINRLFRSTNLHRPFQSYVQRLIDKIYQQVGWKVNEKEELPYRSLCAKRGS
- the LOC122630419 gene encoding glutamyl aminopeptidase-like isoform X2; protein product: MKDKRYFFLFLITLKIIFGRAKIFDKNRQEIEQMDGRLSKDVVPKKYIIAASPDFIEDRFYGAVQIELGIMKVKDYIVLHSRNLTITSTKLFKSDMPYEEISIDAIYPIEEYEMIIIEITNQLTPDNYILRMNYSGTLSNKINGFYLSSYTVNSENDRVRKLAVTQFEPTYARKTFPCFDEPSFKSVFHIRIVHDARSNYHALSNMPSIRVDKTDDKSDLMVTTFAPTLPMSTYLVAFLISDFECLTSSADSLNGTRIPLSVCVRSDYKSKVQFALNIAAQAIEYYSNVLNIDYALPKLDLAGIPDFAAGAMENWGLITFRETELIYSEEHSSCENIKSVALTVTHELAHMWFGNLVTMKWWNDLWLNEGFATYMEHIAVDFIFPEWNQMQMFSLDTKYTSMIYDMKRNAHPIVTRLEASDEIGQMFDRISYQKSAAVINMLEDAIGNLKFISGIRNYLQQYEFANAESKELFELLNEETKNVNLINFLNGWTKLPGFPVIKVQRKDRLLKLSQQRFVFDKRQEEFFTETWDIPLKYITNRQEDNISFAWFLANYSCGSESNRSCRFIARCNHFR